From one Geoalkalibacter halelectricus genomic stretch:
- a CDS encoding TonB C-terminal domain-containing protein, translating into MQPERGLGRMVLASLLLHGAVVLLLGTSFHSPPVRDQRPVYYVDLTQLPVADPQAGRPDAAPPRAEPPRPAPPAPAPPAPRAHPPPAPPPPPAPHPGVGARRAPPPPPPAPAPQPKSEPKPEPAPVPKPEPQPQPPPAPPEPDRRQAQQAELDQRLSELREQARRQQEAEALRQRLAALAQQDTRPAPGNPDAPLGMPDGRGSEAGVSQQVWLQAFLKQQWSLSRYQVSRRDLEVEATLIYDARGNLLDYRFTRESGDRVFDDSVRAAILRERRLPFEPGRRWEPQVVFNLKDLLE; encoded by the coding sequence GTGCAGCCCGAACGCGGGCTGGGCCGCATGGTCCTGGCATCCTTGCTTTTGCACGGCGCCGTGGTACTGCTGCTCGGCACCTCATTCCATTCCCCGCCGGTGCGCGATCAACGGCCGGTGTATTACGTGGATCTCACCCAGTTGCCCGTGGCCGACCCCCAGGCGGGCCGTCCCGATGCCGCGCCGCCGCGGGCCGAACCCCCCCGCCCGGCGCCTCCCGCGCCCGCGCCCCCCGCGCCGCGCGCCCACCCGCCCCCCGCCCCGCCGCCGCCCCCCGCCCCCCACCCCGGCGTGGGGGCGCGCCGGGCGCCCCCGCCGCCGCCCCCCGCGCCGGCCCCTCAGCCCAAGTCGGAGCCGAAACCCGAGCCGGCCCCGGTGCCCAAGCCGGAACCCCAGCCGCAACCTCCCCCCGCGCCCCCGGAGCCTGACCGGCGCCAGGCGCAGCAGGCCGAACTCGACCAGCGCCTGAGCGAGTTGCGTGAGCAGGCGCGTCGCCAGCAAGAGGCGGAGGCCCTGCGCCAGCGCCTCGCCGCCCTGGCCCAGCAGGATACCCGGCCGGCCCCGGGCAATCCCGATGCGCCCCTGGGCATGCCCGATGGGCGCGGCAGCGAGGCCGGCGTTTCGCAGCAAGTCTGGCTGCAGGCCTTTCTCAAGCAGCAGTGGAGCCTGTCGCGCTATCAGGTGAGCCGCCGCGATCTGGAAGTCGAGGCGACCCTCATCTATGATGCGCGCGGCAACCTGCTCGATTATCGCTTCACCAGGGAGTCGGGCGACCGCGTTTTCGACGATTCTGTGCGCGCCGCCATCCTGCGCGAGCGCCGCCTGCCCTTCGAGCCCGGCCGTCGCTGGGAGCCCCAGGTGGTATTCAACCTCAAGGACCTATTGGAGTAA
- a CDS encoding ExbD/TolR family protein → MLSQINVTPFVDVMLVLLIMFMVTVPMMQSGVDVNLPEVADAPTLDQVQDPLVVSVTRTGEIAIGTVAVDNPEQLMPVLRQVLAGRDTQEVFLEADRDVPYGRVVQVMAAIRGAGIEKLGMIAQPPEEPAPRRR, encoded by the coding sequence ATGCTCTCCCAGATCAACGTCACGCCCTTTGTCGACGTCATGCTGGTGCTGTTGATCATGTTCATGGTCACCGTGCCCATGATGCAAAGCGGGGTCGATGTCAACCTGCCCGAGGTGGCCGATGCACCGACCCTCGACCAGGTTCAGGATCCCCTGGTGGTGAGCGTCACCCGGACGGGTGAAATCGCCATCGGCACGGTCGCGGTGGACAACCCCGAGCAGCTCATGCCGGTGCTGCGCCAGGTCCTGGCCGGGCGCGACACCCAGGAGGTGTTTCTGGAGGCCGACCGCGATGTACCCTATGGTCGCGTGGTCCAGGTCATGGCTGCCATTCGCGGGGCGGGCATCGAGAAGCTCGGCATGATCGCCCAGCCCCCCGAGGAGCCTGCACCGCGCAGGCGCTAA
- the tolQ gene encoding protein TolQ, protein MDMLLEAGPVVKLVVLILIYSSVVSWAIIFYKGRVVYRAMRESERFLDFFWAKKRFDLISQGLRDFPHAPLSVLFREAYQELIKGQKRREGEDVAPAFDLGGSDNVARALRRATTSEIQRLEKYLPFLATTGSIAPFIGLFGTVWGIMDSFHGIGETGSASLAVVAPGISEALLATAIGLAAAIPAVVGYNHYLAKITNLSNQMDNFSQELLNIVERMGRR, encoded by the coding sequence GTGGACATGCTTCTTGAGGCGGGACCGGTCGTCAAGCTGGTCGTGCTGATTCTCATCTACTCTTCCGTGGTGTCCTGGGCCATCATCTTTTACAAAGGGCGCGTGGTCTACCGGGCGATGCGCGAATCGGAACGCTTCCTCGATTTTTTCTGGGCCAAGAAGCGCTTTGACCTCATCAGTCAGGGTTTGCGCGACTTTCCCCATGCGCCCTTGAGCGTGCTGTTTCGCGAGGCTTACCAGGAACTGATCAAGGGCCAGAAGCGGCGCGAAGGCGAGGACGTGGCGCCGGCTTTCGATCTGGGGGGCAGCGACAACGTCGCGCGTGCCCTGCGGCGCGCCACCACCTCGGAAATCCAGCGCCTGGAGAAGTACCTGCCGTTTCTCGCCACCACCGGCTCCATCGCGCCCTTCATCGGGCTGTTCGGCACCGTGTGGGGGATCATGGACTCCTTCCACGGCATCGGCGAGACCGGTAGCGCCTCCCTGGCCGTGGTGGCGCCCGGTATCTCCGAGGCCCTGCTGGCCACCGCCATCGGTCTGGCGGCGGCGATCCCCGCAGTGGTGGGCTACAATCACTACCTGGCCAAGATCACCAACCTGAGCAACCAGATGGATAATTTCTCCCAAGAGCTGCTCAACATCGTCGAGCGCATGGGGAGGCGCTAG
- the ilvA gene encoding threonine ammonia-lyase, with protein MLELADIRRAADYLRGRVRRTELIHSPYLSEILGYPLYFKCENLQRTGSFKIRGATWFLANQNPARLAAGVITASAGNHAQGVALAARQAGLAATVVMPESTPLAKVLATRDYGARIILHGASYDEAAVAARAMEQEQGLVYVPAFDHPLIMAGQGCIGMEILEDLPEVERLVVPIGGGGLISGIATAVKSLRPEARIFGVEAAGAAAAFASRHAGRREVLPQAQSLADGIALKAVGELTFPIIEKLVDDLLLVEEEAIAQAIVTLLEKVKLVTEGAGAVGLAALMGADAGASHGSTVCVLSGGNIDVQTLERVVERGLLEEGRYLKLRLELPDVPGALARLTRVLGEAGANIFAVRHDRRRSRLPLGRAEVLLELEMRGPDHIVAVRRRLAEEGYDSEALR; from the coding sequence ATGCTTGAGCTTGCCGATATCCGCCGCGCCGCCGATTACCTGCGGGGCCGCGTGCGCCGCACCGAGTTGATCCACTCGCCCTATCTTTCCGAAATCTTGGGTTATCCGCTGTATTTCAAGTGCGAGAATCTGCAGCGCACCGGTTCCTTCAAGATTCGCGGCGCCACCTGGTTTCTCGCCAACCAGAACCCCGCTCGCCTCGCTGCCGGTGTCATCACCGCCTCGGCCGGCAATCATGCCCAGGGCGTGGCCCTGGCCGCCCGGCAGGCCGGCCTCGCGGCGACGGTAGTCATGCCCGAAAGCACCCCCCTGGCCAAGGTGCTGGCGACCCGCGATTACGGGGCGCGCATCATTTTGCACGGCGCTTCCTACGACGAGGCCGCCGTCGCCGCGCGCGCAATGGAGCAGGAACAGGGGTTGGTGTACGTGCCGGCCTTCGATCATCCCCTGATCATGGCCGGACAAGGCTGCATCGGTATGGAAATTCTTGAGGATTTGCCCGAGGTGGAAAGGTTGGTGGTGCCCATCGGCGGCGGTGGACTGATTTCCGGCATCGCCACCGCCGTCAAGAGCCTGCGCCCCGAGGCGCGCATTTTCGGCGTGGAAGCCGCAGGCGCGGCGGCCGCCTTCGCCTCGCGGCACGCCGGACGGCGCGAGGTGCTGCCTCAGGCCCAGTCCCTGGCCGACGGCATCGCCCTCAAGGCGGTGGGCGAACTGACCTTCCCCATCATCGAAAAGCTCGTCGACGATCTGCTTCTCGTGGAAGAGGAAGCCATCGCCCAAGCCATCGTCACGCTGCTGGAAAAGGTCAAGCTGGTGACCGAGGGTGCCGGGGCGGTCGGCCTGGCCGCGCTCATGGGTGCGGACGCGGGCGCGTCACATGGCAGCACCGTCTGTGTCTTGTCGGGAGGCAATATCGATGTGCAGACCCTGGAGCGGGTGGTGGAAAGGGGGTTGCTTGAGGAGGGGCGCTATCTCAAGCTGCGCCTTGAACTCCCCGATGTCCCCGGCGCCCTGGCGCGGCTCACCAGGGTGCTGGGCGAAGCGGGCGCCAATATTTTTGCCGTGCGTCACGACCGGCGCCGCTCACGGTTGCCCCTGGGCCGCGCCGAGGTGTTGCTCGAGTTGGAAATGCGCGGCCCCGATCACATCGTCGCGGTGCGCCGCCGCCTGGCCGAGGAAGGCTACGACAGCGAGGCCCTGAGGTGA
- a CDS encoding PAS domain-containing protein, producing MTPKFWIGAVAAVLLALVTLGVWQAEQVRVQTAGAYLERQLWLARQGALFLERQGADDRAALAAAAQRITIAEGRLAESQMSLYDRQAQSFLPEIAPPESLRREIADDSRLRRKLALGIHGGLAVALEDGRWLVTYLPLAAGDAALTLVLATPEAEIIASWPALVRAQALGHLGFALLAAALGAWLWRRRASEARAGDDQDPCLAEELSDLREQCCALAQENALLGAARREYQLLVEGAEHGVARLNSTGHILFCSKPFLALIGRERKEVVGRSLLDLDLLADEVRTDLQHSLGLLREGSAPGPTFCTLVVRGQGPLEVQINLSPLRVDGETTGYLLQLQPTAFVETHLRASLS from the coding sequence GTGACACCTAAATTCTGGATCGGGGCGGTGGCCGCGGTGCTTTTGGCCCTCGTCACGCTGGGCGTCTGGCAGGCTGAGCAGGTTCGTGTCCAAACCGCCGGCGCCTATCTGGAGCGCCAACTGTGGCTGGCGCGTCAAGGCGCTCTGTTTCTTGAGCGCCAAGGTGCCGATGATCGGGCCGCGCTGGCGGCGGCGGCGCAACGGATCACGATTGCCGAGGGGCGTCTGGCCGAGAGCCAGATGAGTCTCTATGATCGCCAGGCTCAGAGCTTTTTGCCCGAGATTGCGCCGCCGGAATCACTGCGGCGCGAGATCGCCGACGATTCACGCCTGCGGCGCAAGCTGGCACTGGGAATCCATGGCGGTCTCGCCGTAGCGCTGGAGGACGGGCGTTGGCTGGTGACCTATCTGCCCCTTGCGGCCGGGGATGCGGCGCTGACCCTGGTCCTGGCCACGCCGGAAGCCGAAATTATCGCATCCTGGCCGGCCCTGGTGCGTGCCCAGGCCCTCGGGCACCTGGGTTTTGCGCTGCTGGCCGCGGCCCTGGGCGCATGGCTGTGGCGGCGCCGCGCGTCCGAGGCGCGCGCGGGGGACGATCAGGATCCGTGCCTGGCCGAGGAATTGTCCGACCTCCGCGAGCAGTGCTGCGCCCTGGCCCAGGAAAACGCCCTGCTCGGCGCGGCGCGGCGCGAATACCAGTTGCTGGTCGAAGGCGCCGAGCACGGCGTCGCTCGCCTCAATTCCACTGGCCACATCCTGTTTTGCAGCAAACCCTTTCTTGCCCTCATCGGACGTGAGCGCAAGGAGGTCGTGGGGCGCAGCCTGCTCGACCTTGATCTGCTTGCCGATGAGGTGCGCACCGATTTGCAGCACAGCCTCGGTCTGCTGCGCGAGGGCTCTGCCCCGGGGCCGACCTTCTGCACCTTGGTGGTGCGCGGCCAGGGACCGCTTGAGGTGCAAATCAATCTCTCGCCCCTGCGGGTGGACGGTGAAACGACCGGCTATCTGTTGCAACTGCAGCCGACGGCTTTTGTCGAGACTCACCTCAGGGCCTCGCTGTCGTAG
- a CDS encoding SagB/ThcOx family dehydrogenase yields MSKPSITKDAGRWFLTDYIRPEVDWRRTPQALGEAPPPVQKPVAAGAEVLALPGREDWDIPDCDLATAIARRESRRRFRREALRLDELAFLLWATQGVRERLHEAAVLRTVPSAGCRHPLETYLCILNVAGLAPGIYRYLPLDHALVLEREPDDLAASLTLATHGQRFAGEAAATFVWTALPARTEWRYAEASYKVIALDAGHVCQNLYLACEAIGAGTCAIAAYRQDLMDALLGVDGAEEFTVYLAPVGKV; encoded by the coding sequence ATGAGCAAGCCGAGTATCACCAAGGACGCCGGCCGTTGGTTTCTGACCGATTACATCCGCCCGGAGGTGGATTGGCGACGCACGCCGCAGGCCCTGGGTGAAGCGCCGCCGCCGGTGCAGAAGCCGGTGGCAGCGGGTGCCGAGGTGCTGGCTCTGCCGGGGCGCGAAGACTGGGACATTCCCGATTGCGATCTGGCGACGGCCATCGCGCGGCGCGAGAGCCGGCGCCGCTTTCGTCGCGAGGCCCTGCGCCTCGATGAGCTGGCGTTTCTGCTCTGGGCCACCCAAGGGGTGCGCGAGCGCCTGCATGAGGCGGCGGTGCTGCGAACGGTGCCTTCGGCGGGCTGTCGCCATCCCTTGGAAACCTATCTCTGCATCCTCAACGTCGCGGGGCTGGCTCCCGGGATTTATCGCTACCTGCCCCTCGATCACGCCCTGGTTCTGGAGCGCGAGCCCGACGACCTGGCAGCCTCCCTCACCCTCGCCACCCATGGCCAGCGCTTTGCCGGCGAAGCGGCCGCGACCTTTGTGTGGACGGCGCTGCCGGCGCGCACCGAGTGGCGCTACGCCGAGGCCTCCTACAAGGTCATCGCCCTGGATGCCGGGCATGTCTGCCAGAATCTCTACCTGGCCTGTGAGGCCATCGGCGCCGGGACCTGCGCCATCGCCGCCTACCGTCAGGATCTCATGGATGCGCTGCTTGGCGTGGACGGGGCGGAGGAGTTCACCGTTTATCTGGCGCCGGTGGGCAAGGTATGA
- a CDS encoding type VI secretion system Vgr family protein gives MLPNFRRARLHLRVGGLDLPALSLEGKEKLSQPFRYQVELLAPADLHGAELLGREARIEILGPDGRKRTICGIATACEEVSRHPGGRPRLSLSVESVLARLRMQRDTRLFLQHSLPEILAKVLASHGIDESRYQLRLSRGYPVRPWTLQVEESDLDFLARLCAAAGIFYWSEVDDEHERLCFCDHNAQVPELPGAPLRYVPGAGLEARAGGVHALSARRSLTAQAFQVLDRSRANSAQGLAAHAALGAAEGPTQTHFAPGAGEPQEAQDCARLLAEQAGAQSFALEAQTDVADLACGRIIALAAESFAPGSSGDYLVTGLALRLSQPAGQQAAGADLAFSSTATLIRRETPFRPLQPPRPEIPFTFSARIEGQGTEAHLDEQGRAWARAHFDQSASPHVQASIPLRRLSPHGGAPAEQATGLHLPLHEGAEVLLSCLNNDPDRPVLIGALSNPATPSPVTGANRSQNILRSAADNQLLMDDAREHEVIRLSTFAGNNILELNAAGLGRCIALATHQGAMQLEAKKTQNITCGDSLTEHSGNDRTHAVENRHATQTRGAEIHHQAAGDQRHQAAANLHMESARNTELTSAERLRFDVARDQKLTVRGPDATFSVLNGTIHIQAAKDIRIQGQGGGDITFAQNGGGFIVTAAGDVHIYGKTVTLGGQGGASLNGPTSYQIGGAPPMPRVQVLQARGIHQTFSGIRNDDVDKL, from the coding sequence ATGCTGCCAAATTTTCGCCGCGCCCGCCTGCACCTGCGGGTGGGCGGTCTCGATCTGCCCGCCCTGAGCCTTGAGGGCAAAGAAAAGCTCTCCCAGCCTTTTCGCTATCAGGTGGAACTTCTCGCGCCCGCGGATCTGCACGGCGCCGAACTGCTCGGGCGCGAGGCGCGCATCGAGATCCTCGGTCCCGATGGCCGAAAGCGCACAATTTGCGGCATCGCCACCGCCTGTGAGGAGGTGAGTCGCCATCCCGGCGGCCGGCCACGCCTGTCTCTGAGCGTCGAATCGGTGCTGGCGCGTCTGCGCATGCAGCGCGACACACGCCTCTTTCTCCAGCACAGCTTGCCGGAGATCCTCGCCAAGGTTCTCGCATCCCACGGCATCGACGAATCCAGGTACCAATTGCGCCTGAGCCGCGGCTATCCGGTGCGCCCCTGGACCTTGCAGGTCGAAGAGAGCGATCTGGATTTTCTCGCGCGCCTGTGCGCCGCGGCTGGCATTTTCTACTGGAGCGAGGTCGACGATGAGCACGAAAGACTGTGCTTCTGCGACCACAACGCCCAGGTTCCAGAACTCCCCGGTGCGCCCCTGCGCTATGTTCCCGGGGCCGGTCTTGAGGCCCGCGCGGGCGGCGTGCACGCATTGAGCGCGCGGCGCTCGCTGACGGCCCAGGCCTTTCAGGTGCTCGACCGCAGCCGCGCCAACTCCGCTCAGGGCCTTGCCGCCCATGCCGCCTTGGGCGCTGCCGAAGGCCCGACCCAGACCCATTTCGCCCCCGGCGCCGGCGAGCCTCAGGAAGCCCAGGACTGCGCCCGGCTCCTCGCCGAGCAGGCCGGCGCCCAAAGCTTTGCCCTGGAGGCGCAAACCGATGTCGCCGATCTGGCCTGTGGTCGCATCATCGCGCTGGCCGCCGAGAGTTTCGCCCCCGGCAGCAGCGGCGATTATCTGGTGACCGGCCTGGCCCTGCGCCTCAGCCAGCCGGCCGGGCAGCAGGCCGCGGGCGCCGATCTGGCGTTTTCCTCCACGGCGACCCTGATCCGGCGCGAAACCCCGTTCCGTCCCCTCCAGCCGCCGCGACCCGAGATCCCCTTCACCTTCAGCGCGCGCATCGAAGGGCAGGGCACCGAAGCGCACCTCGACGAGCAGGGCCGCGCCTGGGCGCGCGCCCATTTCGATCAAAGCGCTTCGCCCCATGTCCAGGCGAGCATCCCCCTGCGGCGCTTAAGTCCCCACGGCGGCGCGCCCGCCGAGCAGGCCACAGGACTCCACCTGCCCCTGCACGAGGGGGCCGAAGTGCTCCTGAGCTGCCTCAACAACGATCCCGACCGCCCCGTTCTCATCGGCGCGCTGTCCAATCCGGCCACTCCCAGCCCCGTCACCGGCGCCAACCGCAGCCAGAATATCCTGCGCAGTGCCGCCGACAACCAGCTGCTCATGGATGATGCCCGTGAGCATGAAGTCATCCGCCTCTCCACCTTCGCCGGCAACAACATCCTCGAACTCAACGCCGCCGGCCTCGGCCGGTGCATCGCTCTCGCCACCCACCAGGGCGCCATGCAGCTAGAGGCCAAAAAAACCCAGAACATCACCTGCGGCGATTCCCTCACCGAGCACAGCGGCAATGACCGCACCCACGCCGTCGAAAACCGTCACGCCACCCAAACGCGCGGGGCTGAAATCCACCACCAGGCCGCCGGCGACCAGCGCCACCAGGCCGCCGCCAACCTGCACATGGAGAGCGCCCGCAACACCGAACTGACCAGCGCCGAGCGCCTGCGCTTCGATGTGGCGCGCGATCAGAAACTCACCGTGCGCGGCCCCGATGCGACCTTCAGCGTTCTCAACGGCACCATCCACATCCAGGCGGCCAAGGACATCCGCATCCAGGGTCAGGGCGGCGGCGACATCACCTTCGCCCAGAACGGCGGCGGCTTCATCGTCACCGCCGCGGGCGATGTGCACATCTACGGCAAAACCGTCACCCTCGGCGGCCAGGGCGGCGCCTCCCTCAACGGCCCCACCAGCTACCAGATCGGCGGCGCGCCGCCCATGCCCCGGGTACAGGTGCTCCAGGCGCGGGGGATTCATCAAACTTTTTCAGGTATTCGGAATGACGACGTTGATAAACTCTAG